A part of Roseitalea porphyridii genomic DNA contains:
- the lpxD gene encoding UDP-3-O-(3-hydroxymyristoyl)glucosamine N-acyltransferase, which yields MAIDPHFHHADLPATLGHLVKLAGIDLGDDGLRSVQIQTLASAADPAPGSLVFVDNARGIDLQALSVCAAVIGADDLQDRLPAGPVLVPARRARHVFQDIALALFPASIGDASPFIDPAATRPTQQGAVIAENARLEDGVVVEAGAIIGDGVEIGSGTIVGANAVIARGCRIGRHSRIGANSTIQYALIGDRVRILPGAAIGQDGFGYVPREDGLRKVPQLGRVIIQDDVEIGANTAVDRGTLGDTVIGQGTKIDNLVQIAHNVRIGMHTVIAGHCGISGSVTIGSGCMIGGGVGIADQITIGDKVQIAGGSGVMDDIPSGERWGGSPARPAKQALRELLALRKLADDRKRSPRSE from the coding sequence TTGGCCATTGACCCGCATTTCCACCATGCCGACCTGCCGGCGACGCTTGGCCATCTGGTCAAGCTGGCCGGGATCGACCTCGGCGATGATGGCCTTCGGTCCGTGCAGATCCAGACGCTTGCGTCGGCCGCCGATCCCGCACCGGGCAGCCTCGTCTTCGTCGACAATGCCCGCGGCATCGATCTTCAGGCGCTTTCGGTCTGCGCGGCGGTGATCGGCGCGGATGATCTGCAGGACAGGCTACCGGCGGGACCCGTCCTCGTGCCGGCACGGCGGGCGCGCCATGTGTTTCAGGATATCGCGCTGGCGCTCTTTCCCGCCAGCATCGGGGACGCTTCGCCCTTCATCGATCCGGCCGCGACGCGGCCCACGCAACAGGGTGCGGTGATCGCCGAAAACGCGCGGCTCGAGGACGGTGTCGTCGTCGAAGCCGGCGCGATCATCGGCGATGGCGTCGAGATCGGCTCCGGGACTATCGTTGGCGCCAACGCGGTCATCGCGCGGGGCTGCCGCATCGGCCGCCACAGCCGCATCGGCGCCAACAGCACGATCCAGTATGCGCTGATCGGCGACCGCGTACGCATCCTGCCCGGCGCGGCGATCGGCCAGGACGGTTTCGGCTACGTGCCGCGCGAGGACGGCCTGCGCAAGGTGCCTCAACTCGGCCGTGTGATCATTCAGGATGATGTCGAGATCGGCGCCAACACCGCGGTGGATCGGGGCACGCTCGGCGACACGGTGATCGGGCAGGGCACCAAGATAGATAATCTGGTGCAGATCGCCCACAATGTGCGCATCGGAATGCACACGGTGATCGCCGGTCACTGCGGCATTTCCGGTTCGGTCACCATCGGCAGCGGCTGCATGATCGGTGGCGGGGTCGGCATCGCCGACCAGATCACCATCGGTGATAAGGTGCAGATTGCCGGCGGCTCTGGCGTCATGGACGACATTCCCTCCGGCGAACGGTGGGGCGGCTCGCCCGCCCGGCCGGCAAAGCAGGCGCTTCGCGAACTGCTGGCGTTGCGCAAGCTCGCCGATGACCGTAAGAGGTCGCCTCGATCCGAGTGA
- the lexA gene encoding transcriptional repressor LexA, protein MLTRKQLDLLMFINERLKETGVPPSFDEMKEALDLASKSGIHRLITALEERGFIRRLPNRARALEVIKLPDAMQPINQVRQRFSPSVVEGGLGRPSAPAESPPAMPQAGANDDRAVPVMGKIAAGVPISAIENQTRVLSVPPDMMGKGEHYALDVEGDSMIQAGILDGDTVVIKRTDTANPGEIVVALVDEEEATLKRFRRKGASIALEAANPAYETRIFGPDRVRIQGRLVGLVRRY, encoded by the coding sequence ATGCTGACGCGCAAGCAACTCGACCTTCTGATGTTCATCAATGAGCGGCTCAAGGAGACCGGTGTCCCTCCTTCCTTCGACGAGATGAAGGAAGCGCTGGACCTGGCCTCCAAGTCGGGCATCCATCGCCTGATCACGGCGCTCGAGGAACGCGGCTTCATCCGCCGCCTGCCCAATCGCGCTCGTGCGCTCGAAGTGATCAAGCTGCCCGACGCGATGCAGCCGATTAACCAGGTGCGCCAGCGTTTTTCGCCGAGCGTCGTCGAAGGCGGTCTCGGCCGCCCGTCGGCACCGGCCGAATCGCCGCCAGCGATGCCGCAGGCCGGCGCCAATGACGACCGGGCCGTTCCGGTGATGGGCAAGATCGCCGCGGGCGTGCCGATTTCAGCGATCGAGAACCAGACGCGTGTCCTTTCCGTGCCGCCGGACATGATGGGCAAGGGCGAGCATTACGCGCTCGATGTCGAGGGCGATTCGATGATCCAGGCCGGTATTCTCGATGGCGACACGGTCGTCATCAAGCGCACCGACACCGCCAATCCGGGCGAGATCGTCGTCGCTCTCGTCGACGAAGAGGAAGCCACGCTCAAGCGTTTCCGGCGCAAAGGTGCCTCGATCGCACTCGAAGCGGCCAACCCTGCCTACGAGACCCGCATCTTCGGCCCCGACCGGGTGCGCATCCAGGGCCGGCTCGTGGGCCTCGTACGGCGCTACTGA
- a CDS encoding ComEC/Rec2 family competence protein has translation MAGPGETTTRKRRGWEPVADETAAPAECRAFLHAPAIPKRPTSAEKRAERTAAEIPAPAPAAPSPRARPRLQALRARWTAHLARALDDEAAFGTPFLLVPVLLLVGVAGYFALPAEPAAHNLPLALGFCALLWHIARSRSRPVARVLLTGVLLLAGMALAQWHTMAQATQMLGAEVTTHLTGRIVRMEQRPDGSVRYTLDVLATERPRLRHVPDRLRVTARVPVSDVRAGDGLKGVARLFPLSGPARPGGYDFTFHGYFAGHGANGFFYGAPEKVAAPPPDGWRAAVAARLQNARLWLGQRIRAAAPGEAGTVAAALVNGDKSAIPEPVNEALRISGLAHILTISGLHMALVAGTVMIGLRAGLALSGPLVAGHAVKKHAALVALAAIFVYLFMAGAGVATQRSFTMLAVMLAALLLDRRAISKRNLAIAAIVIIALHPAAVVGPSFHMSFAATLALIALYDLWNRRRAERASRSPAKPRPEGIAAAGSGAFRFFVALAATSLVAGAASGLYAAYHFQRVAVLGLVTNLAAMPIVSLITMPLAILATLAIPFGVDGPLYAMMAASAGWILAIAQWVAARSPDGMVGAMSNAAMLWATAAMVWFCVCRTWLRWGAVLPALAATMFMGQRDLPLAVISEDGRQMAVVGTSGALAVNRARPNAFIVEQWQQAYAARTVIKPVGLEDGVAEWVLPDAAAAVPAHRAADAEPGGRRAQGADPVAPMRCAEQICIATVWRGAERYDLVILSAPFPDGPTNATAETGGLKAIDAEAHDGGHHHASVLCGRFDLIVLAYAPAESPCDDGTLVLTARDLAFAGSAEIRPAPRGRLRTRENGTAPDPPHETRLSQETAPQTRSESERLEAEAGTAKKSGAVSPRLAVRHAVSTPLRPWHDARRWSRAARNLAPY, from the coding sequence GTGGCGGGTCCGGGTGAGACAACGACCAGGAAGCGACGTGGCTGGGAACCGGTAGCGGACGAGACCGCCGCACCGGCCGAATGCCGCGCGTTCCTGCATGCGCCTGCAATTCCGAAGAGACCGACATCGGCTGAAAAACGCGCCGAGCGCACGGCCGCCGAAATCCCGGCGCCTGCACCGGCCGCACCGTCTCCGCGCGCCCGCCCGCGCCTTCAGGCCCTGCGCGCGCGATGGACGGCGCATCTGGCGCGCGCGCTCGACGACGAGGCGGCGTTCGGCACGCCTTTCCTGCTCGTCCCGGTCCTGCTGCTCGTCGGCGTCGCAGGCTATTTCGCGCTGCCGGCCGAACCGGCGGCCCACAATTTGCCGCTGGCGCTGGGCTTTTGTGCCTTGCTGTGGCACATCGCCCGGTCACGCTCGCGACCGGTTGCGCGGGTGCTGCTGACGGGCGTGCTGCTGCTCGCCGGCATGGCGCTGGCGCAATGGCACACCATGGCACAGGCGACGCAGATGCTCGGCGCGGAAGTCACCACCCATCTGACCGGCCGGATCGTGCGCATGGAGCAGCGGCCCGACGGGTCGGTCCGCTACACGCTCGATGTGCTGGCGACCGAGCGGCCGCGGCTTCGGCACGTGCCCGACCGGCTGCGCGTGACCGCCCGCGTCCCGGTAAGCGACGTGCGCGCGGGCGACGGACTGAAAGGGGTCGCGCGGCTGTTCCCGCTGTCCGGTCCGGCCCGGCCGGGCGGCTACGATTTCACATTTCACGGCTATTTCGCCGGCCATGGCGCCAACGGCTTCTTCTACGGCGCGCCGGAAAAGGTCGCCGCGCCACCGCCGGACGGTTGGCGCGCGGCCGTCGCGGCACGGCTGCAGAACGCCCGGCTGTGGCTCGGCCAACGCATCCGCGCGGCCGCGCCCGGCGAAGCCGGCACGGTCGCCGCCGCGCTCGTCAATGGCGACAAGTCGGCGATCCCCGAACCGGTCAACGAGGCGCTGCGCATCTCCGGCCTTGCGCACATTCTGACAATATCTGGCCTTCATATGGCCCTCGTCGCCGGCACGGTGATGATCGGGCTGCGGGCGGGCCTTGCCCTGTCGGGTCCGCTGGTGGCCGGACACGCGGTCAAGAAGCATGCGGCGCTCGTAGCGCTGGCGGCGATCTTCGTCTATCTGTTCATGGCCGGGGCGGGCGTCGCCACGCAGCGCTCCTTCACCATGCTGGCGGTGATGCTCGCGGCGCTGCTGCTCGACCGGCGCGCCATATCCAAACGCAACCTGGCGATCGCGGCGATCGTCATCATCGCGCTGCATCCGGCCGCCGTCGTCGGGCCCAGCTTCCACATGTCGTTTGCGGCGACGCTCGCCCTGATCGCGCTCTACGACCTCTGGAACCGCCGCCGCGCAGAGCGGGCAAGCCGAAGCCCGGCGAAACCGCGGCCCGAGGGGATCGCGGCCGCCGGCAGTGGCGCGTTTCGCTTCTTCGTCGCGCTCGCCGCCACATCGCTGGTCGCCGGCGCGGCGAGCGGGCTCTATGCCGCCTACCACTTCCAGCGCGTCGCCGTTCTGGGCCTCGTGACGAACCTTGCGGCGATGCCGATCGTCTCGCTGATCACCATGCCGCTGGCGATCCTGGCGACGCTGGCCATACCGTTCGGTGTCGATGGCCCGCTCTACGCGATGATGGCGGCCAGCGCGGGCTGGATCCTCGCCATAGCCCAATGGGTCGCCGCCCGTTCGCCGGACGGCATGGTCGGCGCCATGTCGAACGCGGCGATGCTGTGGGCGACGGCCGCCATGGTCTGGTTTTGCGTGTGCCGCACGTGGCTGCGCTGGGGCGCGGTGCTGCCGGCGCTGGCCGCGACGATGTTCATGGGCCAGCGCGACCTGCCCCTGGCGGTGATCTCCGAGGACGGCCGCCAGATGGCCGTCGTCGGCACCAGCGGCGCACTCGCCGTGAACAGGGCGCGGCCGAACGCGTTCATCGTCGAGCAATGGCAGCAGGCCTATGCGGCGCGGACGGTGATCAAGCCGGTTGGTCTGGAAGACGGTGTTGCAGAATGGGTGCTCCCGGACGCGGCAGCGGCGGTTCCTGCGCATCGCGCGGCCGATGCCGAGCCGGGCGGTCGCCGCGCGCAAGGCGCCGACCCTGTCGCCCCGATGCGCTGCGCCGAACAAATCTGCATCGCGACGGTCTGGCGCGGCGCCGAGCGATACGATCTTGTGATCCTGTCAGCGCCTTTTCCAGACGGTCCCACGAACGCGACGGCGGAGACCGGTGGGTTGAAGGCTATCGATGCAGAGGCCCATGACGGCGGCCACCACCACGCGTCCGTCCTCTGCGGGCGGTTCGATCTGATCGTTCTCGCCTACGCGCCGGCGGAGTCACCCTGCGACGACGGAACGCTCGTGCTCACGGCACGGGATCTGGCGTTCGCCGGCAGTGCGGAGATCAGACCTGCGCCGCGGGGTCGTCTGCGAACTCGGGAAAATGGAACGGCACCCGACCCGCCGCATGAAACAAGGCTTTCGCAGGAAACCGCACCGCAGACCCGGTCCGAATCGGAACGCTTGGAGGCCGAGGCGGGGACCGCAAAGAAGAGTGGCGCGGTTTCGCCAAGGCTCGCCGTCCGCCACGCCGTCTCGACGCCGTTGCGCCCCTGGCATGACGCTCGCCGCTGGAGCCGGGCCGCGCGCAATCTGGCACCCTATTGA
- the fabZ gene encoding 3-hydroxyacyl-ACP dehydratase FabZ → MTETKTDGALGTADLADIIKALPHRYPMLLVDRIVDIDGLDSAVGIKNVTYNEPHFLGHFPGNPIMPGVLIIEGLAQTAGAIGIRSLGMDRPALVYFMSIDKAKFRKPVVPGDVLEYHVRLIKRRGSICRYECIARVAGETVAEAELTAMLSPDDAKRGGGV, encoded by the coding sequence ATGACAGAAACAAAGACCGACGGCGCGCTCGGAACCGCCGATCTCGCCGACATCATCAAGGCCCTGCCGCACCGCTATCCGATGCTGCTCGTCGATCGCATCGTTGATATTGACGGGCTCGATTCGGCGGTCGGCATCAAGAACGTCACCTATAACGAGCCGCACTTTCTTGGCCATTTTCCCGGCAATCCGATCATGCCGGGCGTGCTGATTATCGAGGGGCTGGCGCAGACGGCAGGCGCGATCGGCATCCGCAGCCTGGGCATGGACAGGCCGGCGCTCGTTTATTTCATGTCGATCGACAAGGCGAAGTTCCGCAAACCCGTCGTCCCCGGAGATGTGCTCGAATACCACGTGCGGCTGATCAAGCGGCGCGGTTCGATCTGCCGTTACGAATGCATCGCCAGGGTCGCCGGCGAGACGGTCGCCGAGGCCGAACTGACCGCCATGCTTTCGCCCGACGACGCCAAGCGCGGCGGCGGGGTGTGA
- the gltX gene encoding glutamate--tRNA ligase yields MTSGVVTRFAPSPTGYLHIGGARTALFNWLYARHTGGKMLLRIEDTDRARSTKAAVAAILDGLSWLGIGWDGEPVSQAARAERHAEIAHQLLEAGNAYRCYASQEELAAMREQARAVGRPPRYDGRWRDRDPAEAPEGIDPVIRIKAPREGETVVRDQVQGDVRFPNVDLDDFVILRSDGSPTYMLAVVVDDHDMGVTHIIRGDDHLTNAARQQIIYGHLGWEAPVMAHIPLIHGPDGAKLSKRHGALGAEAYRAMGYLPEALRNYLARLGWSHGDDEIMSTDQMIEWFEVTDINKGAARFDIAKLEALNAHYIRQADDAYLVERIEALLPEIEGGAAIAGRLDDDRRGQLLAAMPGLKERARTLVQLVDSAGYLFAVRPLALDEKAAGILTEDARAMLTGAHAALSAVGTWDADHLDAAVRAFAESQELKLGKVAQPLRAALTGRATSPGVFDVLAVLGREESLGRIADQMA; encoded by the coding sequence ATGACGAGCGGCGTTGTCACGCGCTTTGCCCCCTCGCCCACGGGCTACCTGCACATCGGCGGCGCGCGCACCGCGCTGTTCAACTGGCTCTACGCCCGCCACACCGGCGGCAAGATGCTGCTCAGGATCGAGGACACCGACCGCGCCCGGTCGACGAAGGCCGCGGTCGCGGCGATCCTGGACGGTCTGAGCTGGCTCGGCATCGGCTGGGACGGCGAGCCGGTCTCGCAGGCGGCGCGGGCCGAACGGCATGCGGAAATCGCCCATCAGCTTCTCGAGGCGGGCAACGCCTATCGCTGCTACGCCAGCCAGGAAGAACTCGCCGCCATGCGCGAACAGGCGCGGGCCGTGGGCCGGCCGCCGCGCTATGACGGGCGCTGGCGCGATCGCGATCCGGCCGAAGCGCCCGAAGGCATCGATCCGGTGATCCGCATCAAGGCGCCGCGCGAGGGCGAAACGGTCGTGCGCGACCAGGTGCAGGGCGACGTGCGCTTTCCGAACGTCGATCTGGACGATTTCGTGATCCTGCGCTCTGACGGCTCGCCGACATACATGCTGGCGGTGGTCGTCGACGACCACGACATGGGCGTCACCCACATCATCCGTGGCGACGACCATCTGACCAACGCCGCGCGCCAGCAGATCATCTACGGTCATCTGGGCTGGGAGGCGCCGGTCATGGCGCACATTCCGCTGATCCACGGACCGGACGGGGCGAAACTGTCCAAGCGGCACGGCGCGCTTGGCGCCGAGGCCTACCGCGCCATGGGTTATCTGCCCGAGGCGCTGCGCAACTATCTGGCCCGGCTCGGCTGGAGCCATGGAGACGACGAGATCATGTCGACCGACCAGATGATCGAGTGGTTCGAGGTCACCGACATCAACAAGGGCGCGGCGCGCTTCGACATCGCCAAGCTCGAGGCTCTGAACGCCCATTACATCCGCCAGGCGGACGATGCCTATCTGGTCGAGCGGATCGAAGCTCTGCTGCCGGAGATCGAAGGCGGCGCGGCGATCGCGGGCCGACTGGACGATGACAGGCGCGGCCAGCTTCTGGCTGCCATGCCGGGCCTGAAGGAGCGAGCGCGCACCCTGGTGCAGCTCGTCGACAGCGCAGGCTACCTGTTCGCCGTCCGCCCGCTCGCGCTCGACGAGAAAGCCGCCGGCATCCTGACCGAGGATGCGCGCGCCATGCTGACGGGCGCCCATGCCGCGCTTTCGGCCGTCGGGACATGGGACGCCGATCACCTGGACGCCGCGGTGCGCGCCTTCGCCGAAAGCCAAGAGCTGAAACTGGGCAAGGTCGCGCAGCCGCTGCGCGCGGCCCTGACGGGACGGGCCACGTCACCGGGCGTCTTCGACGTGCTCGCGGTGCTCGGTCGCGAGGAATCGCTCGGCCGTATCGCCGACCAGATGGCTTGA
- the lpxA gene encoding acyl-ACP--UDP-N-acetylglucosamine O-acyltransferase, which produces MDAKPTFIHPTALVETGAQLGANVRIGPFCHVGSDVTLGDDVELMSHVSITGPTEIGAGCTVHPQAVLGGAPQNAAYKGEPTRLIVGRNVTIREGVTMHRGTGNARGETVVGDHCMFLAYSHVAHDCIIGDHVTFANNVMIGGHVTIGDRVIVGGGGAIHQFCTIGNNAFIGGLTGVAHDVIPYGLAMGSRAYLSGLNLVGMKRAGMSREQIGRVRQAFNELFADNGLSVRDNARRLASDFADIEPVQQIVHFVLEQAKRQLTTPLSGAGARKAEGRAE; this is translated from the coding sequence ATGGACGCAAAGCCCACATTCATCCATCCCACCGCGCTCGTCGAGACCGGCGCGCAACTGGGCGCGAACGTGCGCATCGGCCCGTTCTGCCATGTCGGCTCCGATGTGACGCTTGGCGACGATGTCGAGCTGATGAGCCACGTCTCGATCACCGGCCCGACCGAGATCGGCGCGGGTTGCACGGTTCATCCGCAGGCCGTTCTCGGCGGGGCGCCGCAGAACGCCGCCTACAAGGGCGAGCCCACGCGCCTGATCGTCGGCCGCAACGTGACGATCCGCGAAGGCGTGACCATGCACCGTGGCACCGGCAATGCGCGCGGCGAGACCGTTGTCGGCGACCATTGCATGTTTCTGGCCTATTCCCATGTCGCCCACGACTGCATCATCGGCGACCATGTCACCTTCGCCAACAACGTCATGATCGGTGGCCACGTGACCATCGGAGACCGGGTGATTGTCGGCGGTGGCGGCGCCATCCACCAGTTCTGCACGATCGGCAACAATGCCTTCATCGGCGGTCTGACCGGCGTCGCCCACGACGTCATCCCCTACGGCCTGGCGATGGGCAGCCGCGCCTATCTCAGCGGGCTCAACCTGGTCGGCATGAAGCGTGCCGGCATGAGCCGGGAGCAGATCGGTCGCGTCCGTCAGGCATTCAATGAACTGTTCGCAGACAACGGACTTTCGGTGCGCGACAACGCAAGGCGCCTGGCTTCGGACTTCGCCGACATCGAACCGGTCCAGCAGATCGTCCATTTCGTGCTCGAACAGGCCAAGCGCCAGCTCACCACCCCGCTCAGCGGCGCGGGCGCGCGCAAGGCCGAAGGCCGCGCGGAGTAA
- the lpxB gene encoding lipid-A-disaccharide synthase: MTGDVARAPLIGIVAGETSGQLLAAELIEALNARLGAPARLIGVGGPPLDALGLNSLFDADEIALMGLSAVLKSLPRLARRIGQTADALIAAKPDCLIIVDSPDFSLRVARRVKLRLPHLPVVKYVAPTVWAWRPGRARDMAAFVDHVLAILPFEPQVMADLGGPETHYVGHRLMADAELERCWQANRTRGPRAQGDDTINLLLLPGSRRSEVRALLGDFRRAVEILRERGRALSISLPTLPHLERPVRDHVLEWPDMVRVTTGREAQIEAYGRADVALAASGTVLLELALAGVPAISCYRADPLIRRVAERMLTTWSAALPNIIADKVVINEYYDEMIRPGMLARLAETLARPGSAERARMMDDYADIRARMSVDVPPSEKGADIVAAALRRDG, encoded by the coding sequence ATGACCGGTGACGTCGCGCGCGCGCCGCTGATCGGCATCGTCGCCGGGGAGACCTCGGGCCAGCTCTTGGCGGCCGAACTGATCGAGGCGCTAAATGCCCGGCTCGGCGCGCCGGCCCGGCTGATCGGCGTCGGTGGCCCGCCGCTCGATGCACTCGGCCTCAACTCGCTGTTCGACGCGGACGAAATCGCCCTGATGGGGTTGAGCGCGGTACTCAAGAGCCTGCCGCGTCTCGCCCGTCGCATCGGCCAGACCGCCGATGCGCTGATCGCGGCAAAACCCGACTGCCTGATCATCGTCGACAGCCCCGATTTTTCGCTGCGCGTCGCGCGACGGGTGAAGCTGCGGCTGCCGCATTTGCCGGTCGTGAAGTATGTCGCCCCGACGGTCTGGGCCTGGCGGCCCGGCCGCGCCCGCGACATGGCGGCCTTCGTCGACCATGTCCTGGCGATCCTGCCGTTCGAGCCGCAGGTGATGGCTGATCTCGGCGGGCCGGAGACACACTATGTCGGCCACCGGCTGATGGCGGACGCGGAGCTTGAGCGCTGCTGGCAGGCCAACCGCACGCGCGGCCCACGCGCCCAGGGCGACGATACGATCAACCTGCTTCTGCTGCCCGGCTCACGCCGCTCGGAGGTGCGCGCCCTGCTCGGCGATTTCCGCCGGGCTGTCGAAATCCTGCGCGAGCGGGGCCGGGCGCTGTCCATCAGCCTGCCGACGCTTCCGCATCTGGAGCGACCGGTGCGCGATCACGTTCTGGAATGGCCCGACATGGTGCGCGTGACAACCGGGCGTGAAGCACAGATCGAGGCCTATGGACGTGCCGACGTGGCGCTGGCGGCATCGGGCACCGTCCTGCTCGAACTGGCGTTGGCCGGCGTGCCGGCGATTTCGTGCTACCGCGCCGATCCGCTGATCCGGCGTGTCGCCGAACGAATGCTGACGACCTGGTCGGCGGCGCTGCCCAACATCATCGCCGACAAGGTGGTGATCAACGAATATTATGACGAGATGATCCGGCCGGGCATGCTGGCGCGGCTGGCCGAAACGCTCGCGCGCCCCGGCAGTGCCGAACGGGCCCGCATGATGGATGACTATGCGGATATCCGCGCCCGCATGAGCGTTGACGTGCCGCCCAGCGAGAAGGGCGCGGACATCGTCGCCGCGGCCCTGCGTCGCGATGGCTGA
- a CDS encoding LpxI family protein — MARAPEDGSGAPIAIIAGGGQVPVHLARSMADRGLSFVVVMLKGDADPALAAYDHIAVNPVELARFKRFMLDRGVRTVTLVGSVRGRPDIGRFRPDWTTLRFIGRIVGALGRGDDALLRAVVRMMEDGGLTVVGAHELEPDLVAPAGLLGSVAVPRGQRASIDTGVAAATTLGALDAGQAVVVVGRRVVALEGAEGTDAMIERVAQLRAIGRLGRKKGGVLVKLRKPGQDIRVDMPTIGPQTVRNAAAAGLSGIAVHGENTLVMDRAATVEAADRAGLFLVGLTPDPVALIAGEGPG; from the coding sequence ATGGCCCGGGCGCCCGAGGACGGTTCCGGCGCACCGATCGCGATCATCGCCGGGGGCGGGCAGGTGCCCGTGCATCTCGCCCGGTCGATGGCCGATCGCGGCCTTTCGTTCGTGGTCGTCATGCTCAAGGGTGATGCCGATCCGGCGCTCGCCGCCTATGACCACATCGCGGTGAACCCGGTCGAACTGGCGCGCTTCAAGCGCTTCATGCTTGATCGTGGCGTGCGAACGGTCACGCTGGTCGGCTCGGTCCGCGGCCGGCCCGACATCGGGCGCTTCCGCCCCGACTGGACGACCCTGCGCTTCATCGGCCGCATCGTCGGCGCTCTTGGCCGGGGTGACGACGCGCTGCTGCGCGCCGTGGTACGCATGATGGAAGACGGCGGGCTCACCGTCGTCGGGGCCCACGAACTCGAGCCCGATCTGGTCGCGCCCGCCGGCCTGCTGGGGTCGGTCGCGGTACCAAGGGGGCAGCGCGCGTCGATCGACACCGGGGTTGCGGCCGCCACCACGCTCGGCGCGCTCGATGCCGGCCAGGCTGTGGTCGTCGTCGGTCGGCGCGTTGTCGCGCTGGAAGGCGCCGAAGGCACCGACGCCATGATTGAACGCGTCGCGCAGTTGCGCGCGATCGGCCGGCTCGGCCGCAAGAAGGGGGGCGTCCTCGTGAAGCTGCGCAAGCCGGGCCAGGATATCAGGGTCGACATGCCGACGATCGGCCCGCAGACGGTGCGCAACGCCGCCGCCGCAGGCCTTTCCGGCATCGCAGTCCACGGCGAAAACACGCTCGTCATGGATCGGGCCGCGACGGTCGAGGCGGCCGACCGGGCCGGCCTGTTTCTGGTCGGCCTGACGCCCGATCCCGTGGCGTTGATCGCGGGGGAGGGGCCGGGATGA
- the gltA gene encoding citrate synthase: MADKSATLNVDDAEHSFAVKSGSVGPEVIDISKLYAQTGKFTYDPGFTSTASCESKITFIDGDNGILLHRGYPIDQLAEHGDFLETCYLLLYGELPNKTQKADFDYRVTHHTMVHEQMNRFFTGFRRDAHPMAIMCGVAGALSAFYHDSTDISDEHQRMVASLRMIAKMPTIAAMAYKYSIGQPFVYPKNDLDYASNFLRMCFAVPCEEYEVNPVLARAMDRIFILHADHEQNASTSTVRLAGSSGANPFACIAAGIACLWGPAHGGANEAALNMLAEIGTPDRIPEFIDRAKDKDDPFRLMGFGHRVYKNYDPRAKIMQKTTHEVLGELGIKDDPMLEVAMELEQIALTDEYFIEKKLYPNIDFYSGITLKALGFPTNMFTVLFALARTVGWIAQWKEMIEDPSQKIGRPRQLYTGEPQRDYIPLSKR; the protein is encoded by the coding sequence ATGGCTGACAAGAGTGCAACGCTGAACGTGGATGACGCCGAACACTCCTTCGCCGTGAAATCGGGCAGCGTGGGTCCGGAAGTCATCGACATCTCGAAGCTCTATGCGCAGACGGGCAAGTTCACCTACGATCCGGGCTTCACCTCGACGGCGAGCTGCGAATCCAAGATCACCTTCATCGACGGCGACAATGGCATCCTGCTGCATCGCGGCTATCCGATCGACCAGCTCGCCGAGCATGGCGACTTCCTGGAGACCTGCTATCTGCTGCTCTACGGCGAGCTGCCCAACAAGACGCAGAAGGCCGATTTCGACTACCGCGTGACGCACCACACGATGGTGCACGAGCAGATGAACCGGTTCTTCACCGGCTTTCGCCGCGATGCGCACCCGATGGCCATCATGTGCGGCGTCGCCGGCGCCCTGTCGGCCTTCTATCACGACTCCACCGACATTTCGGACGAACACCAGCGCATGGTCGCCAGCCTGCGCATGATCGCCAAGATGCCGACGATCGCGGCGATGGCCTACAAATATTCGATCGGCCAACCCTTCGTCTATCCGAAGAACGATCTGGACTACGCTTCGAACTTCCTGCGCATGTGCTTTGCGGTGCCGTGCGAGGAGTATGAGGTCAATCCGGTGCTGGCCCGCGCCATGGACCGCATCTTCATCCTGCACGCGGACCACGAGCAGAACGCCTCGACCTCGACGGTGCGGCTCGCCGGCTCGTCGGGCGCCAATCCGTTCGCCTGCATCGCAGCCGGCATCGCATGCCTCTGGGGACCGGCGCATGGCGGCGCCAACGAGGCGGCGCTGAACATGCTGGCCGAGATCGGCACGCCGGACCGCATTCCCGAGTTCATCGACCGCGCCAAGGACAAGGACGATCCGTTCCGCCTGATGGGCTTCGGCCACCGGGTCTACAAGAACTACGATCCGCGCGCCAAGATCATGCAGAAGACGACGCACGAGGTGCTCGGCGAACTGGGCATCAAGGACGATCCGATGCTCGAGGTCGCCATGGAGCTTGAGCAGATCGCGCTGACCGACGAGTATTTCATCGAAAAAAAGCTCTATCCGAACATCGACTTCTATTCGGGCATCACGCTGAAGGCGCTGGGCTTTCCGACCAACATGTTCACAGTGCTGTTCGCGCTGGCGCGCACCGTCGGCTGGATCGCCCAGTGGAAGGAAATGATCGAGGATCCGAGCCAGAAGATCGGCCGGCCGCGACAACTCTATACCGGCGAGCCGCAGCGCGACTACATCCCGCTCTCAAAGCGCTGA